In Bos indicus x Bos taurus breed Angus x Brahman F1 hybrid chromosome 23, Bos_hybrid_MaternalHap_v2.0, whole genome shotgun sequence, a single genomic region encodes these proteins:
- the LOC113881870 gene encoding olfactory receptor 2J3-like, with the protein MTTRKMNATSEAYFVLLGFSNWPHLEVVLFVVVLVFYLMTLTGNLFIIILSYLDSHLHTPMYFFLSNLSFLDLCYSTSFIPQLLVNLWGPGKTISYTGCMIQLYFVLALGCTECVLLMVMSYDRYAAVCRPLHYSILMHPRFCHLLAVASWVSGFTNSALHSFFTFLVPLCGHRQVDHFFCEVPALLRLSCIDTRANELTLMVTSSIFVLIPLILILSSYGAIARAVLRMQSTTGLQKVFGTCGAHLMVVSLFFIPVMCIYLQPPSGNSQDQGKFIALFYTVVTPSLNPLIYTLRNKDVRGAVKRLVG; encoded by the coding sequence ATGACCACGAGAAAAATGAATGCAACCTCTGAAGCCTACTTTGTTCTACTGGGGTTTTCTAATTGGCCTCATCTGGAAGTAGTTCTCTTTGTGGTTGTCTTGGTGTTCTACTTGATGACATTGACAGGCAACCTGTTCATCATTATCTTGTCATACTTGGATTCCCATCTCCACActcctatgtattttttcctctcaaaTCTCTCTTTTCTGGATCTCTGCTACTCTACCAGCTTCATCCCTCAGTTGCTGGTCAACCTCTGGGGTCCAGGAAAAACCATCTCTTACACTGGTTGCATGATTCAGCTTTATTTTGTCCTCGCACTGGGATGCACAGAATGTGTGCTTCTGATGGTGATGTCCTATGACCGTTATGCAGCTGTGTGTAGACCCCTGCACTACTCTATCCTCATGCACCCTCGTTTCTGCCATCTGTTGGCTGTGGCTTCTTGGGTAAGTGGCTTTACCAACTCagcacttcattctttctttacatttttggtACCCCTGTGTGGACATCGCCAAGTGGACCATTTCTTCTGTGAAGTTCCAGCACTGCTTCGACTGTCATGCATTGATACCCGTGCTAATGAGCTAACCCTCATGGTCACAAGCTCCATTTTTGTTCTCATACCTCTCATCCTCATTCTCAGCTCCTATGGTGCCATTGCCCGGGCAGTGCTGAGGATGCAGTCGACAACTGGACTCCAGAAAGTCTTTGGGACGTGTGGAGCCCATCTTATGGTCGTATCcctctttttcattccagtcatgTGCATATACCTCCAGCCACCATCAGGAAATTCTCAAGATCAGGGCAAGTTCATTGCCCTCTTTTATACTGTTGTCACACCTAGCCTCAACCCTCTAATCTACACCCTCAGAAACAAAGATGTAAGAGGGGCAGTAAAGAGACTAGTGGGGTGA